A section of the Flavobacterium ardleyense genome encodes:
- a CDS encoding choice-of-anchor L domain-containing protein produces MKRTLLLVLLVCSFGMFAQSISVSTGPQTVPELVNDVLINSPCVNAQNVTWRTGTNYGSHNGIGKFTNTNPNFPMTAGVVLSTGNVLSAAGPNATMLHEGSSAWLGDADLESVLAAAGISMNSTNATVLEFDFTSISPQFSFDFIFASEEYGNFQCEYSDAFAFLLTNLNTGVTTNLAVVPGTNLPISVVTIRDFLYNSSCPSVNADFFGRFNGGTGMADSATNFNGQTKVLTASSILTPNTPYHIKLVIADRGDYKSDSAIFIAENSFNIGQNVLGADFLVSNNTAICSDGSQELVTTLDPNLYSFQWLKNGVVIAGQTASTLTVTTPGTYSVSYTKLLGDCSPETDEVIVEFYPVFDFPSPKNIYKCDNGTALQNFDIYQNTALINQGVPTNSPISYHLTIGDAQNNVNPLPQNYLGATNQEIFIRVQNSINGCVAVKSFNLVFLPPAVAYAAPDLKKCERSSTQHNAVFNLDANKGVILGGQSAEFYSVTYYSSESDAQNGINALASSLLSAGQTIYVRVQNIGDPTCFSTTSFNLIINALAPVDELPDELVCDQFILPELVNGNYFTAINGGGTPLFAGHIITETQVIHIYNPGTGPDACPGSSSFKITVIDPLKIAQPDGTYCDKYIVPSIEYGNFYTQPDGQGQLIAQGSSVTTSQTIYIYYEALVEPFCIISLSFDVTIADSPVLAPVQDVFDCVGYTLPALTVGSYFTGPNGTGVQLTAGTTITTTQRIYIYAQNTNPILCAKQRSFKIFIGDLQPEDIIQCEPYTLPALPIGTYYTGPNGTGELIPANTVINASAIIYIYINNNTQACAADVQFSITINQPTIDILPNVAVCGGYTLPALANGAYYSAPLGAGQQLFEGDVITSTRIIYIYAALADGCYNQSTFTVVVNAPAQLDPRADIDICNFYVLTPLSNGNYYTGPGGTGQLLPGGTIVYESQTIYMYSATNTTPSCTAESSFELFIFSVEADSLGPITACDQYVLPALTVGNYYANPGGPTANSGMLHAGQIITESTTLYIFTEAGDRIRCHDENIVDITINKTPVIGAIANVEQCTSLILPALTIGNYFSAPNGGGTPLFAGDEITTNQTIYVYAETGTVPNCFDEVSFAVALFKVNSLPDVTTCVSYKLPTLAVGKYYTQPGGNGTQIPAGTSITTSGTYYIYAVSHFASGCSDETDFVVTIVPQPKAFSVPSAMTTICDEDGINDGVFNFNVSALAATVLGNQLGAEFNVTFHESLFEANQNQNPVSSTTKPYVYARVNNALAPDCFDTVKIAIFVKKLPEPTFKDAYICIDSVTGDLLSSTALVSGLHSGTHSFIWKNETGQTVGTSANYTATLPGTYTLTATSSVTGCTSTRSVTVHPSEPATITYTTSADFSSQTYITVTATGIGGNYEYQLDGGAFQDSPTFYNVSGGVHIITVRDKNGCGDETSSVLVINFVPYFTPNGDGANDTWNIPDLQGAQNVHIRIMDRYGKVVANLSPTGPGWDGNLNGHPLPSSDYWFVVSYELRKELREFRAHFSLKR; encoded by the coding sequence ATGAAAAGAACACTACTTTTAGTTTTACTTGTTTGCTCTTTCGGAATGTTTGCACAATCTATCAGTGTAAGTACCGGGCCGCAGACTGTTCCTGAATTAGTTAATGACGTATTAATTAATTCTCCTTGCGTAAATGCGCAAAATGTAACTTGGCGGACTGGCACAAATTATGGCTCGCACAATGGTATTGGTAAATTTACCAACACAAATCCTAATTTTCCAATGACTGCGGGAGTTGTCCTAAGCACCGGAAACGTTCTTAGCGCTGCGGGACCTAATGCAACAATGCTGCATGAAGGATCCAGCGCGTGGCTAGGTGATGCAGATCTCGAATCAGTTTTGGCAGCGGCGGGAATTAGCATGAATTCTACAAATGCTACCGTATTAGAATTTGACTTTACCTCGATTTCACCACAATTTAGTTTCGATTTTATTTTTGCATCGGAAGAATATGGAAATTTCCAGTGTGAGTACTCAGATGCATTTGCATTTTTACTTACAAATTTAAACACCGGTGTGACCACCAATCTAGCGGTGGTGCCAGGAACCAACTTACCAATTTCGGTAGTTACAATTAGAGACTTCTTGTACAACTCTTCTTGCCCATCTGTAAATGCTGATTTTTTTGGACGCTTTAATGGTGGAACAGGGATGGCAGACTCAGCAACAAATTTTAATGGACAAACCAAGGTTTTGACCGCTAGTTCAATTCTTACCCCAAATACACCTTATCACATTAAACTTGTAATTGCAGACCGTGGTGATTATAAATCTGACTCTGCAATCTTCATCGCTGAAAATAGTTTTAATATAGGCCAAAATGTGTTGGGTGCAGATTTTCTAGTAAGCAACAATACAGCAATCTGTAGTGATGGCAGCCAAGAACTTGTTACTACTCTAGACCCCAACCTATATTCATTTCAGTGGTTGAAAAATGGGGTTGTTATCGCAGGACAAACTGCTTCAACCTTGACCGTTACTACACCGGGAACTTACTCTGTAAGCTACACAAAATTACTAGGAGACTGCTCTCCAGAAACCGATGAAGTTATTGTTGAATTCTATCCGGTTTTTGATTTTCCCTCTCCAAAAAATATTTACAAATGTGATAATGGAACAGCTTTACAAAACTTTGATATATACCAGAATACTGCATTGATTAATCAAGGTGTACCAACAAACTCACCAATATCTTATCATCTTACAATTGGAGATGCGCAAAATAATGTAAATCCACTACCCCAAAATTATTTAGGTGCGACCAACCAAGAAATCTTTATTAGAGTTCAAAATTCTATAAACGGATGTGTGGCTGTCAAATCATTTAATCTTGTCTTTTTGCCCCCAGCAGTAGCCTACGCTGCGCCAGATTTAAAAAAATGCGAACGATCAAGTACGCAACACAATGCCGTATTTAATCTTGATGCCAACAAAGGAGTTATACTAGGTGGTCAGAGTGCAGAATTTTACTCAGTAACTTATTATAGCTCTGAATCTGACGCACAAAACGGAATTAATGCACTTGCTAGCTCTCTATTATCTGCAGGACAGACAATATATGTTAGAGTACAAAATATCGGTGATCCCACCTGCTTCAGCACTACAAGCTTTAACCTTATAATCAATGCACTTGCGCCCGTAGATGAACTTCCTGACGAGCTGGTTTGCGATCAATTTATACTTCCAGAATTAGTAAACGGAAACTATTTCACCGCAATAAATGGAGGAGGAACTCCCTTATTTGCTGGACATATAATCACTGAAACGCAGGTTATTCATATTTACAATCCTGGAACTGGACCTGACGCATGCCCTGGTTCAAGTAGTTTTAAAATTACGGTAATTGACCCTTTAAAAATTGCACAACCCGACGGTACTTATTGTGATAAGTATATAGTACCCTCAATTGAATATGGAAATTTCTATACTCAGCCAGATGGTCAAGGTCAGTTAATTGCCCAAGGAAGTTCAGTAACTACTTCACAAACAATCTATATCTATTACGAAGCCCTTGTAGAGCCTTTTTGTATCATCTCCCTTAGTTTTGATGTGACAATTGCAGATTCACCAGTGTTGGCTCCGGTTCAAGATGTTTTTGATTGTGTAGGTTATACATTGCCAGCACTTACTGTAGGTTCTTATTTTACTGGCCCAAATGGAACTGGAGTTCAACTCACAGCTGGAACGACGATAACAACGACCCAAAGAATTTATATTTATGCACAAAACACCAACCCAATTCTATGTGCGAAGCAACGGTCGTTTAAAATATTTATTGGCGATTTGCAACCTGAAGATATAATTCAGTGTGAACCTTATACACTACCTGCTTTACCTATTGGTACTTATTACACAGGACCAAATGGAACTGGTGAACTAATACCTGCAAATACTGTGATAAATGCTTCTGCGATAATTTATATATACATAAACAATAATACACAAGCTTGTGCAGCAGATGTACAATTTAGTATCACGATCAACCAACCAACAATAGATATACTTCCTAATGTAGCGGTATGCGGTGGTTATACATTGCCAGCTTTGGCAAATGGTGCATATTATTCTGCTCCTTTAGGCGCTGGTCAGCAATTATTTGAAGGAGACGTTATCACAAGCACTCGGATCATATATATTTATGCAGCTTTGGCAGATGGGTGTTACAATCAATCTACATTTACCGTTGTAGTAAATGCGCCTGCACAATTAGATCCTCGTGCAGACATTGACATCTGTAATTTTTATGTTTTAACACCACTTTCAAACGGAAACTACTACACTGGTCCAGGCGGGACAGGACAGTTACTTCCTGGAGGAACGATTGTATACGAATCTCAAACAATCTACATGTATAGCGCAACCAATACTACTCCGTCGTGCACCGCAGAAAGTAGTTTTGAACTATTTATATTCTCTGTAGAAGCTGACAGTTTGGGTCCTATTACAGCATGTGATCAATATGTACTTCCTGCACTAACTGTAGGTAACTACTACGCAAATCCTGGTGGACCAACCGCGAACAGTGGCATGCTGCACGCGGGACAAATAATTACAGAATCGACAACTTTGTATATTTTTACCGAGGCTGGAGATAGAATAAGATGTCATGACGAAAATATAGTTGACATCACAATTAATAAAACTCCTGTTATAGGAGCGATAGCAAATGTAGAACAATGTACTTCTCTTATTCTACCTGCATTGACTATTGGTAATTACTTTAGCGCACCAAATGGCGGTGGAACGCCACTATTTGCCGGTGATGAAATTACCACTAATCAAACGATTTATGTTTACGCAGAAACCGGAACTGTTCCGAATTGCTTTGACGAAGTTAGTTTTGCCGTTGCACTGTTTAAGGTTAATTCTTTGCCAGATGTTACTACTTGTGTCAGTTATAAATTACCAACATTGGCAGTGGGAAAATATTATACTCAACCTGGTGGGAATGGTACTCAAATTCCTGCCGGTACCTCAATTACAACTAGTGGAACTTATTACATTTACGCAGTGTCACATTTTGCTTCTGGGTGTTCTGACGAAACAGACTTTGTTGTTACAATTGTTCCTCAGCCTAAAGCGTTTTCTGTACCTTCGGCAATGACAACTATTTGTGATGAAGACGGCATCAATGATGGAGTATTTAATTTTAATGTATCGGCACTCGCAGCAACTGTTTTAGGAAATCAGTTAGGTGCTGAATTTAATGTAACTTTTCACGAAAGCTTATTTGAAGCAAATCAAAATCAGAATCCCGTAAGCAGCACAACCAAACCGTATGTATACGCAAGAGTAAATAATGCATTAGCACCAGATTGCTTTGATACGGTTAAAATTGCAATATTTGTTAAGAAATTGCCTGAACCAACTTTTAAAGATGCTTATATATGCATAGATAGTGTAACTGGAGACTTGCTAAGCTCAACTGCACTTGTATCGGGCCTTCACTCAGGCACTCATAGTTTTATTTGGAAAAATGAAACTGGGCAAACCGTTGGAACTTCCGCAAATTATACTGCGACGTTACCTGGTACCTATACCCTGACTGCTACTAGTTCAGTTACTGGCTGTACTTCTACTAGATCAGTTACTGTACATCCTTCTGAGCCTGCAACGATTACTTATACAACAAGCGCCGACTTTTCAAGTCAAACTTATATTACGGTAACTGCGACTGGTATTGGAGGAAACTATGAATACCAACTTGACGGTGGCGCATTTCAAGACAGCCCAACTTTTTATAATGTAAGTGGTGGTGTTCACATCATTACTGTTAGAGATAAAAATGGCTGTGGTGATGAAACTAGCTCTGTTTTAGTGATTAATTTTGTCCCTTACTTTACACCTAATGGAGATGGCGCAAATGATACCTGGAATATTCCAGATCTACAAGGAGCTCAAAATGTCCATATCCGAATTATGGACAGATACGGGAAAGTTGTTGCCAACCTTTCACCTACAGGTCCGGGATGGGATGGAAATTTAAACGGTCATCCTCTACCATCTTCTGACTATTGGTTTGTAGTATCGTATGAATTACGTAAAGAACTAAGAGAATTTAGAGCGCACTTTTCGCTCAAGAGATAG
- a CDS encoding choice-of-anchor L domain-containing protein, with protein MKNILLNLLIIASFSVQSQTITVTTDQQTIPELVNDVLINSPCVSAQNVSWRTGTNFGSVNGIGYFTNSNPNFPMSAGVILSTGSAVNGVGPNTTDLNDGNEAWVGDADLEATLAAAGITMSSTNATVLEFDFTSISQQFNFDFVFASEEYGNFQCQFSDAFAFLLTNVNTGVTTNLAVVPNTNIPISVVTIRDFLYNSSCTSENEQYFGVFNGGAGATTSATNYNGHTKLLTAKALLIPNTPYHIKLVIADRGDFESDSAIFISSDSFNVGQFVLGSDLTISDNSALCDGESHLLDSTLNPDEYSFVWKRNGNVLAGEQSPTLLVTSAGTYTLTYTKLLDGCLPETDSIIIQYYAPFEFPTPKNLSRCNTAAGNQEFDLYQNNAVVTANLPDTTPVTYHLSADDALNNVNPLPQFYSSSGNQTIYVRVENPGGCPGIKAFTLLFVPPPTAYTAPNLSKCEKSSTQHYASFNLNDNKSAILNGQSEDDYVVTYHSAEIDANNGVNALSPIFTSGNATIYVRVQNISDPTCFTTSTFELIVLETPAVDYLPSIIVCSEYILPPLENGNYYSAIDGGGQLLPAGTIITQTQTIYIYNGSTQTGGCAAQRSFKVTVIDPIALTPPSSSHCDTYQLPTLEYGEFYTEPNGGGEVLEQGSSITTTQTIYVYYQTTVAPICEINTSFDVTIYPSPSLDNIQDVLDCESYTLPPLPQGNYYTQANGGGSEIAAGTVITATQDVYFYAVNAGPLGCSAGKKFTVYIGNLQPADVNQCEPYQLPQLPIGQYYTGPNGTGQQIEAGTFISTSQIIYIHIGNSTQTCANNVQFSLTISQPQINVFEDLVACGAYELPTLLSGNYFTAPDGGGIQLNEGDLIETTQTIYIYAYFSDECKNQSSFTVTVNAPALIDSRADIDICDSYTLTPLTNGNYYTGPGGTGQLLPGGTILYESQIVYVYNSTTATPPCTAESSFEVFIFAVEADDLGDIVSCDNYVLPELEIGKYYANSGGPYTNATNIEAGTNIIQSTTLYIYIESGERIVCSDENVVNITINYTPIVAAMPNVERCESFTLPSISVGNYYTEPNGEGTQLSAGDLITSSQTIYIYAETETTPNCFDQESFMAKIYNVSELPDLTTCSGYKLPNLSVGNYYTEPGGNGIQIAPGTTVTESGTYYIYGQSPFASACSDESEFVLTIVPQPIAFTVPASMTTLCDEDDVNDGVFNFNLSTLASTVLGTQIGAEFSVTFHESLSEANLNSNPVINSTKPTVYARVNNALAPNCFDTVKITIFVKKLPEPTFEDTFICIDSETQTLLSPKTIFSGLNANSHSFEWKDASGQILGTEANYTATLPGNYSLTSTNSITGCSSIRTVTLSPSEPASITYTTSTDFADQTYVTVIANGVGGDYEYQIDNGLFQDDPTFYNLSGGIHTVTVRDKNGCGETTTSVLIINYPRYFTPNGDGINDSWNISDLNYANDVNITIMDRYGKIVYRINSKTAGWDGLYLGNPLPSTDYWFVVSYEIENVQREFKSHFTLKR; from the coding sequence ATGAAAAACATACTTTTAAACCTACTTATAATTGCTTCGTTTTCAGTACAATCACAAACGATAACTGTAACGACAGATCAGCAGACAATCCCGGAGTTAGTCAACGATGTTTTGATTAACTCTCCTTGCGTAAGCGCGCAGAATGTTAGTTGGCGAACTGGTACAAATTTTGGCTCAGTAAATGGAATCGGTTATTTTACGAATAGCAATCCAAACTTTCCAATGAGTGCTGGGGTGATTTTGAGTACTGGCTCTGCAGTAAACGGAGTTGGACCTAATACTACAGATTTAAATGATGGTAACGAAGCTTGGGTAGGAGATGCGGATCTTGAAGCTACACTTGCAGCGGCAGGAATTACGATGAGCTCGACCAATGCTACTGTTCTAGAGTTTGACTTTACATCCATCTCACAGCAGTTTAATTTTGACTTTGTTTTTGCCTCAGAAGAATATGGGAATTTTCAATGTCAGTTCTCGGACGCTTTTGCTTTTCTACTTACAAACGTTAACACTGGGGTAACCACAAATCTTGCAGTTGTACCTAATACTAATATTCCCATTTCGGTAGTCACTATTAGAGATTTCTTATATAATTCTTCGTGCACCTCAGAAAACGAACAATACTTTGGAGTTTTTAATGGAGGAGCAGGCGCCACTACTTCGGCCACAAACTATAACGGACATACTAAATTATTAACAGCTAAGGCATTACTTATACCAAATACCCCTTATCACATAAAATTAGTTATTGCTGATAGAGGAGACTTTGAATCAGATTCAGCAATATTTATTTCTTCTGACAGTTTTAATGTGGGGCAATTCGTTCTAGGATCAGATTTAACAATTAGTGATAATAGCGCTCTCTGCGATGGCGAAAGTCACCTTTTAGACAGTACCTTAAATCCTGATGAATACTCATTTGTTTGGAAACGAAATGGAAATGTTCTGGCAGGCGAACAATCACCGACACTTTTAGTAACCTCTGCGGGAACCTATACTCTAACTTATACCAAATTGTTAGACGGCTGCTTACCGGAAACAGATTCGATAATTATACAATATTACGCTCCTTTTGAATTTCCAACACCAAAAAATTTAAGTAGATGTAATACAGCTGCGGGCAATCAAGAATTTGATTTGTATCAAAATAATGCTGTAGTAACGGCAAATCTTCCGGATACGACGCCAGTTACTTATCACTTAAGTGCCGACGATGCTTTAAATAATGTAAATCCACTACCTCAATTTTATAGTAGTAGTGGCAACCAGACAATTTACGTGAGAGTTGAAAACCCCGGCGGATGTCCTGGTATTAAAGCATTCACTCTACTATTCGTTCCACCTCCTACTGCTTACACTGCTCCAAATTTAAGTAAATGCGAAAAATCCTCAACTCAACATTACGCAAGTTTTAATTTAAACGACAATAAATCTGCTATTTTAAATGGTCAGAGTGAGGATGACTATGTGGTAACTTATCACTCCGCGGAAATTGATGCTAATAATGGTGTAAATGCATTGAGCCCAATTTTTACTTCGGGAAATGCAACGATTTACGTTAGAGTACAAAACATCTCCGACCCAACCTGTTTTACCACTAGCACATTTGAACTAATCGTATTAGAAACTCCAGCAGTAGATTATTTACCGAGTATAATTGTTTGTTCAGAATATATTCTCCCTCCTTTGGAAAACGGGAATTATTATAGTGCCATTGATGGCGGAGGACAATTACTTCCGGCAGGAACCATAATTACACAAACCCAGACAATTTATATTTACAACGGAAGTACACAAACAGGTGGCTGTGCAGCGCAAAGAAGTTTTAAAGTAACCGTAATAGACCCTATTGCTCTAACGCCACCAAGTAGTAGTCATTGTGATACTTACCAATTACCAACCCTGGAGTATGGAGAATTTTATACAGAACCAAATGGTGGTGGAGAAGTATTAGAGCAAGGGAGCTCAATAACTACTACTCAAACAATTTATGTTTATTATCAGACAACTGTTGCACCTATATGTGAAATTAATACAAGTTTTGATGTAACAATCTATCCTTCTCCTTCATTAGATAACATCCAGGACGTTCTAGACTGCGAATCTTATACCCTACCCCCTTTACCGCAAGGTAACTACTATACTCAGGCAAACGGAGGCGGTTCAGAAATTGCGGCAGGGACAGTAATCACCGCCACTCAAGATGTTTATTTTTATGCCGTAAATGCAGGTCCCTTAGGGTGCTCAGCGGGGAAGAAATTCACGGTATATATTGGAAATTTACAACCCGCAGATGTAAATCAGTGCGAGCCTTATCAACTGCCACAGCTTCCGATCGGTCAATATTATACCGGTCCTAATGGAACTGGTCAACAAATTGAGGCGGGAACCTTCATTAGTACTTCCCAAATAATTTATATCCATATCGGAAATAGCACCCAAACTTGTGCCAACAATGTTCAGTTTTCACTGACGATATCGCAGCCACAAATTAACGTATTTGAAGATCTAGTAGCTTGCGGAGCTTACGAATTACCTACATTATTAAGTGGGAATTATTTTACAGCTCCAGATGGGGGTGGAATTCAGTTAAATGAAGGCGATCTTATCGAAACAACCCAAACGATTTATATTTATGCGTATTTTAGTGACGAATGTAAAAATCAGTCGTCTTTTACTGTTACGGTAAATGCTCCTGCATTAATAGATTCTAGAGCAGATATTGACATTTGCGATTCTTATACTTTAACGCCACTAACAAATGGTAATTATTATACAGGACCAGGCGGTACTGGTCAATTGTTGCCGGGCGGCACAATTTTATATGAATCTCAAATTGTTTATGTTTACAATTCCACAACAGCTACACCGCCTTGTACTGCCGAATCTAGCTTTGAAGTATTTATTTTTGCCGTAGAAGCAGATGACCTTGGCGATATTGTATCCTGTGATAATTATGTGCTACCCGAGTTAGAAATTGGAAAATACTACGCAAATTCCGGAGGTCCTTACACCAATGCCACAAATATTGAGGCTGGTACTAATATCATACAGTCAACAACGCTTTATATCTATATAGAATCAGGAGAAAGAATCGTGTGCAGTGACGAAAACGTTGTAAACATTACAATCAATTACACACCTATCGTCGCAGCAATGCCAAACGTGGAAAGATGTGAATCCTTTACCCTGCCATCTATTTCTGTAGGAAATTATTATACAGAGCCTAATGGTGAAGGGACTCAACTTAGTGCTGGAGATTTAATCACATCATCGCAAACTATTTATATATACGCTGAAACCGAAACTACACCTAATTGTTTTGATCAAGAAAGTTTTATGGCAAAGATTTATAATGTAAGTGAACTACCTGATCTAACAACTTGCAGCGGTTATAAATTACCTAATTTGTCAGTTGGAAACTATTATACAGAGCCAGGAGGAAATGGAATCCAAATTGCGCCAGGAACCACAGTTACAGAAAGCGGCACCTACTATATTTATGGGCAATCTCCTTTTGCATCAGCTTGCTCAGATGAGAGCGAATTTGTTCTGACAATTGTTCCACAACCAATAGCTTTTACAGTCCCAGCATCAATGACAACCTTATGCGATGAAGATGATGTAAACGATGGGGTATTTAATTTTAATCTATCTACTCTAGCATCTACAGTATTGGGGACGCAAATAGGAGCTGAATTTAGTGTAACATTTCATGAAAGCCTTTCTGAGGCAAATCTAAATAGTAACCCAGTTATAAATTCTACGAAGCCAACAGTTTATGCCCGAGTTAATAATGCACTGGCGCCTAATTGTTTTGATACTGTAAAAATTACGATTTTTGTAAAGAAGTTACCTGAACCAACTTTTGAAGATACATTTATCTGTATTGATAGTGAAACCCAAACATTATTGAGTCCAAAGACTATTTTTTCTGGATTAAATGCAAACTCACATAGCTTTGAGTGGAAGGATGCTTCTGGGCAAATTTTAGGTACTGAAGCAAATTATACTGCAACTCTCCCTGGAAATTATAGTCTTACTTCTACTAATTCCATTACGGGATGTTCATCAATCAGAACAGTAACACTCAGCCCCTCTGAACCTGCATCAATTACCTATACAACAAGTACAGACTTTGCAGATCAGACTTATGTAACAGTTATTGCAAATGGTGTGGGAGGAGATTATGAGTATCAGATTGATAATGGCTTATTTCAAGATGATCCAACTTTTTATAATCTCAGTGGGGGAATTCATACAGTTACGGTTCGAGATAAGAATGGGTGCGGAGAAACAACTACTTCAGTGTTAATTATAAATTATCCGCGCTATTTTACACCTAATGGTGATGGCATTAACGATTCTTGGAATATATCTGATTTAAATTACGCAAATGATGTGAACATAACTATTATGGATCGATACGGAAAAATTGTTTATCGCATAAACTCCAAGACCGCAGGATGGGATGGACTGTACTTAGGAAATCCACTACCGTCTACTGATTATTGGTTTGTAGTATCTTATGAAATTGAAAATGTGCAAAGGGAGTTTAAATCACATTTTACTTTAAAGCGATAG